A single Mercenaria mercenaria strain notata chromosome 9, MADL_Memer_1, whole genome shotgun sequence DNA region contains:
- the LOC123546412 gene encoding uncharacterized protein LOC123546412 has translation MADSVSLHITDEEKEKANSELETARQLFPDVNISVVGSEINLTGDVYDRIFKCKKWFEVKIGQQKRRRRSVQTADRYDETRSEQTADRYDETRRLQTADRYDEEDPYFTLRRHEYSKYVTYEKISVVVVEADLLDFDGKIDCFVDTTNNKLEHHSQVSKLLKQAGGEPYETACEQVRLEASNLKTTQCVATMAGNMRTKHIIHALCPVQADYGLIYSKKEMENDIFSTVFNCLKMAEDLQCQTIAFSFLCTGHGQLDIKVCSQQYAYAVLEFSRLRKNLFVVDAIYFIDKDQTKVDNVKEVFRQILPEKELQLLEVPRQDYSNYSMSRDQPSGDGVSEILEQSLHVEDFYTEISDAVDGQRTLQRRKHEDHEDNIETEHTNTVLEEENNGEGIPEDAVDENGGYEIPVTNRDPDTHAGDANAERIQHEHVYEKLNSREKMPEFRRRVGESDLVIEKCDIRNSTTVAIVCPETDGAERGGLLAASIKCTFRQSFDPKKLSKLQKNAIATTEYTTETGDTQYILHVRTPAWKAGTNEKEFENRLKAAMEMIFSKLKRHKKRNIRSIAIPLLGIDSVENDDIVGKCCKWQIEKIVEILQRKEEIAHLQEVQLINRCETIRNTLITEIKTFLPRELSASTLSR, from the exons ATGGCAGATTCTGTATCACTTCACATAACTGACGAGGAGAAGGAAAAAGCCAATAGCGAATTAGAAACTGCTCGTCAACTGTTTCCCGATGTAAACATCAGTGTGGTAGGGTCTGAAATTAACTTAACGGGCGATGTTTACGATCGCATTTTCAAATGTAAGAAGTGGTTTGAAGTTAAAATAGGACAACAAAAACGACGTAGACGTAGTGTGCAAACAGCAGATAGGTATGATGAAACACGTAGTGAGCAAACAGCAGATAGGTATGATGAAACACGTAGGTTGCAAACTGCAGATAGGTATGATGAAGAAGATCCTTACTTTACATTACGGCGACATGAATACTCCAAGTATGTCACTTATGAGAAAATAAGCGTTGTTGTAGTTGAGGCGGATTTATTAGATTTTGATGGGAAAATCGATTGCTTTGTAGATACAACAAACAACAAACTAGAACATCATAGCCAAGTATCTAAGCTCCTCAAACAGGCAGGCGGTGAGCCATATGAAACTGCTTGTGAGCAAGTTAGACTGGAAGCATCTAATTTAAAAACAACACAATGTGTAGCGACGATGGCTGGCAATATGAGAACAAAACATATCATCCATGCATTGTGTCCTGTTCAAGCAGATTATGGTTTAATATATTCAAAGAAAGAAATGGAGAATGACATATTTTCAACTGTATTCAACTGCTTAAAAATGGCAGAGGATCTGCAATGCCAAACTATTGCCTTCTCCTTTCTGTGTACAG GACATGGACAGCTCGACATAAAGGTTTGCAGCCAGCAATATGCATATGCAGTTTTGGAATTTAGCCGCCTAAGGAAAAATCTATTTGTTGTCGACGCCATTTACTTTATTGATAAAGACCAAACAAAGGTAGACAATGTGAAGGAAGTGTTTAGGCAGATTCTTCCAGAAAAGGAACTACAATTATTAGAAGTACCTAGACAAGATTACAGCAACTACTCCATGTCACGTGATCAACCGTCAGGCGATGGGGTATCTGAAATTCTCGAACAGAGCTTGCATGTAGAAGACTTTTATACAGAAATCAGCGATGCAGTTGATGGACAAAGAACGCTGCAACGAAGAAAACATGAAGATCATGAAGACAACATTGAAACTGAACACACAAACACAGTACTGGAAGAAGAAAATAATGGCGAAGGGATTCCGGAAGATGCTGTGGACGAAAATGGCGGATACGAAATTCCTGTAACAAACAGAGACCCAGATACACATGCAGGGGACGCCAACGCAGAAAGAATCCAGCACGAACATGTGTACGAAAAATTAAACAGTCGTGAGAAAATGCCAGAATTTCGTAGAAGAGTAGGAGAAAGTGATCTGGTTATTGAGAAGTGTGATATAAGAAACTCGACGACGGTAGCAATAGTGTGTCCAGAAACCGATGGAGCAGAACGTGGTGGTTTGCTTGCCGCCTCTATTAAATGTACTTTCAGACAATCATTTGACCCAAAGAAATTGAGTAAATTACAGAAGAATGCCATAGCAACCACAGAATATACGACGGAGACTGGAGATACACAGTATATTTTGCATGTAAGGACTCCAGCATGGAAGGCAGGTACAAATGAAAAAGAGTTTGAGAACAGGTTGAAAGCGGCGATGGAAATGATTTTCAGTAAATTGAAACGACACAAGAAGAGAAATATTCGAAGCATTGCTATTCCGTTATTAGGAATTG ATTCTGTCGAGAATGACGACATTGTTGGAAAATGTTGTAAATGGCAGATTGAGAAGATCGTGGAAATCTTACAACGCAAAGAGGAAATAGCACATTTACAAGAAGTGCAACTCATCAATAGATGCGAGACAATCAGAAACACATTAatcactgaaataaaaacatttcttccAAGGGAACTTTCAGCATCAACACTGAGTAGATGA
- the LOC123546413 gene encoding uncharacterized protein LOC123546413, which yields MASNEVCVGGADVLSEHPLQFKMMDMFDFDFFNFLCEKNDQYFVCEWDRPKELLKIKVDTKEEKEIAIRLINTVRNSFKKMYELSAEKMKIGMEFLHDSVTIDTFSDIFIDATTNSTAGRFVIMASNDHDEMYRKCKHKFEVKIDRKRIRSTRMSRRRKSSQRPVLKRQTSVLRSSEKKHIFITFEKIYVKIITDNLENLDGHVDGIVNPINDKLETKGQVSKFLTDRGGDKYVEERDRIYSEKSKSIRPGSVKCFTTGAGDLKAKGVLHVVCPKLQSDKDANVENIVFKTVYECLKRAESKRLESVAIPFLYTGNGNVPVERCAVPYALAVLEFSRQRVDTYVVDTIYFIDLDENKTLALAKYFDELLPKTFNQILELPVMHNDIASSDRLKADTNICPPRESEIQVMPSEKETSSAAVDTQNAVKEPAFNGDSYANDDGYERICTNHDERQSEMAFSNSPQSECQNSDHSKYSEDKETVDTYDTIKFADDDSVSNEQKETAKDETVESDKLTKPTLSDDGYDTIQDITDSRNTDKDVLKTGKQNTVENLGHRLHIIDETDMDTAVNAEKELDKNKAVVGYCETEHGQDRNQSDIMDKPSSLVNRDIDQASLDTWTNIDGGDIIEDTGTNIDGEDIIEDTGTNIDGGDIIEVTRTNIDGGEDIENTGTNTDGGDSNEDTGTNIDGGDDFENKLSEQSEKNCSHDASLGKMENIAGITKAKIKPVNKGTNEKPYCYIQAEENVDNVSSEQEKHIIPTHDYYNLGDESLKHKEMIGERSEVINRSNNSEVVHQRSKHFHHILTTNKLSVEILKGDIREAQADVIVCPEIKDTKYGGLLTVAIKSAYRNKTGIETPKKVKTSKGKRIATTNCHLATTGASKPNVENVKFLYHVQTLVYKTPGDETKLARCIDLVIRKLKNHRDRHVESIAFPLLGIEDVSEKECVQKCCEILAKEVYKSCRKYEADIVPLKVMLINRCGQITEMLNKEMNLQVGAPAGSN from the exons tatgtGTGGGAGGTGCAGATGTACTCAGCGAGCATCCTTTACAGTTTAAGATGATGGACATGTTTGATTTcgacttttttaattttctatgcGAAAAGAATGATCAGTACTTTGTTTGTGAATGGGATCGACCTAAGgagttattaaaaataaaagttgatactaaagaagaaaaagaaattgcTATTCGACTTATTAACACAGTTCGCAACTcctttaaaaaaatgtatgaactaagcgcggagaaaatgaaaattgGCATGGAATTTTTGCATGATTCAGTAACAATAGATACTTTTAGTGATATATTCATTGATGCAACGACAAACAGTACTGCAGGGAGATTTGTGATCATGGCATCAAACGATCACGATGAAATGTATAGAAAATGTAAGCATAAATTTGAAGTTAAAATAGATCGGAAACGAATACGTAGCACAAGAATGTCGCGGAGACGCAAGAGTTCTCAAAGACcagttttaaaaagacaaacCTCTGTGCTCCGTAGCAGTGAAAAGAAACATATATTCATCACCTTTGAAAAAAtctatgtgaaaattattacaGACAATTTAGAAAATCTAGATGGACATGTTGATGGAATAGTAAATCCGATAAATGATAAGTTAGAAACGAAAGGTCAGGTGTCAAAATTCTTAACAGACAGAGGTGGCGATAAGTATGTGGAAGAACGAGATCGTATTTACTCTGAGAAGTCGAAAAGCATTAGACCTGGATCTGTAAAGTGTTTTACAACAGGGGCGGGAGATCTTAAAGCAAAGGGAGTTCTTCATGTTGTGTGTCCAAAACTACAGTCGGACAAAGATGCAAACGTTGAAAACATCGTGTTTAAAACTGTTTACGAATGTTTGAAAAGAGCAGAAAGTAAAAGATTAGAGTCAGTAGCAATTCCATTCCTGTACACAG gcAATGGAAATGTTCCAGTAGAACGTTGTGCCGTACCATACGCGCTTGCTGTTCTAGAATTCAGTCGACAAAGAGTTGATACCTATGTTGTGGACACAATCTATTTCATAGATCTGGATGAGAATAAAACATTAGCACTTGCTAAATATTTCGACGAGCTATTACCAAAGACTTTCAATCAGATCTTAGAGCTACCAGTAATGCATAATGATATAGCATCGTCAGATCGACTCAAAGCAGACACGAACATTTGCCCCCCTAGGGAATCAGAAATACAGGTTATGCCCTCAGAAAAAGAGACATCTTCAGCAGCTGTAGACACACAGAACGCAGTAAAGGAACCGGCCTTTAATGGTGACAGTTATGCAAATGATGATGGGTATGAAAGAATTTGTACCAATCATGACGAAAGACAATCAGAAATGGCATTTTCAAATTCTCCTCAGTCAGAATGTCAAAACAGCGATCATTCAAAATATTCCGAAGATAAGGAAACGGTCGATACGTATGACACCATTAAATTTGCAGATGATGATTCGGTATCGAATGAGCAGAAGGAAACTGCAAAAGATGAAACCGTTGAATCAGATAAACTAACTAAACCAACACTCAGTGACGATGGGTATGATACGATCCAAGATATCACGGACAGTAGAAACACGGACAAAGATGTCCTTAAAACAGGTAAACAAAACACAGTGGAAAACCTAGGACACAGATTGCATATCATCGATGAAACGGATATGGACACAGCTGTTAATGCAGAGAAGGAACTTGATAAAAATAAAGCTGTTGTTGGATATTGTGAGACAGAACACGGACAAGATAGGAATCAGTCGGATATTATGGATAAACCGTCTTCTTTAGTAAACCGTGATATTGACCAAGCGTCACTTGATACCTGGACAAACATAGATGGAGGAGATATTATTGAGGATACCGGGACAAACATAGATGGAGAAGATATTATTGAGGATACCGGGACAAACATAGATGGAGGAGATATTATTGAGGTAACAAGGACAAACATAGACGGAGGAGAGGATATTGAGAATACCGGGACAAACACTGATGGAGGAGATAGTAATGAGGATACCGGGACAAACATAGATGGAGGAGATGATTTTGAGAATAAACTTAGtgaacagtctgaaaaaaacTGTTCACATGATGCATCCTTGGGTAAAATGGAAAACATCGCTGGAATCACAAAAGCGAAAATTAAGCCTGTAAACAAAGGGACGAATGAGAAGCCTTATTGTTATATCCAGGCTGAAGAGAATGTGGACAATGTTTCATCGGAGCAAGAGAAACATATTATTCCGACACACGACTACTACAATTTAGGAGATGAATCTTTGAAACATAAAGAAATGATAGGGGAACGTTCAGAGGTCATTAATCGTTCCAATAATTCTGAAGTTGTACACCAAAGAAGCAAGCATTTTCACCATATCTTAACAACGAATAAACTTTCTGTAGAAATTTTGAAAGGTGATATACGTGAAGCCCAAGCAGACGTCATAGTTTGCCCCGAAATAAAAGACACTAAATATGGTGGTCTTCTGACAGTCGCAATAAAATCTGCTTACAGAAACAAGACCGGAATAGAAACACCGAAAAAGGTAAAAACCTCCAAAGGAAAACGAATTGCAACTACGAATTGCCACCTTGCAACAACAGGTGCGAGTAAGCCAAATGTTGAGAACGTGAAATTTTTATATCATGTACAGACACTGGTCTATAAAACACCAGGAGATGAAACGAAATTGGCAAGATGTATAGATCTGGTGATTCGTAAACTGAAGAATCACCGAGACAGGCATGTAGAAAGCATTGCTTTTCCCTTATTAGGAATAG AGGATGTTAGTGAAAAGGAATGCGTTCAAAAATGCTGTGAAATTCTTGCAAAGGAAGTTTACAAAAGTTGTCGCAAATACGAAGCTGATATTGTTCCACTGAAGGTTATGCTAATTAATCGATGCGGACAGATTACTGAGATGCTGAACAAAGAAATGAATCTTCAAGTTGGCGCTCCTGCTGGATCTAATTAA